GCAATCGGATGTTTGCGCTCGTCTGGGGGCTGTTTGTGTTGACCCTCGCCACCATCTACTTCGGTGTGCAGGCAAACCGCAGCTACCACGACGCGAGCCGAGGCGTCCGCACGATCAAGCGCGAAAGCCAGAGAGCCCCGTCGAGCTAGAACCCTTCGCAGCCGCCACCTTTCCACTCGGATCGCTTTGGGAGAACACATCCTCCTATCCTGGAGCGGCGGCAAGGACAGCTGCATGACCCTGGCCGAGGTCCTGCGCGAGGGGACTCGGTCGGTCGCCGCGCTGCTGACCACGGTCACGGAAGGATATGACAGGGTGAGCATGCACGGCGTCCGCCGCGCCCTGCTCGAGCAGCAGGCCGACGCGCTGGGACTTCCCCTGCACGTAGTCTCCATCCCGCAGGCCGCCACCAACCAGGCGTACGAGTCGCGGATGGAGGCGGCATTTGGGCGGTTTCGCATCGAAGGCGTGACCGTGATCGCCTTCGGCGACCTCTTCCTGGCCGACATCCGCCGCTACCGGGAGCAGTGGCTGGCCCGGACGGGGATGACGCCGATTTTCCCGATCTGGCATCGCGACACCCGGGATCTGGCCTGCGGCTTCATTGATCACGGGTTCACCGCCGTTCTCACCTGCGTCGACACCCGGGTGCTGGACGGATCGTTCGCCGGCCGGGCTTTCGATCACGCATTGCTGGCAGATCTCCCCCAGACCGTCGACCCCTGCGGCGAGAACGGGGAGTTTCACACCTTTGTCTCAGGCGGGCCGATCTTCCGTAGGGACGTTCGCATCACACCCGGGGAAATCGTACAGCGAGACGCCTGGCGCTTCTGCGATCTCTTGCCTGCCTAAGAAACCTTATTTCTTTGGAACCCGGTCACAGGACCGCCAGTCAGATGAACACCGATGTGAGTTGATCGGCGCGTCGAGCACGGGGCACGCTCGACCGTCACGCGAGCAGGTCCAGCCGATAGCCCTTGACAAGCATGCCCGCGGCCGGGGCGAAGTCGAGATCGGGAGCGCGCACGAAGCCCATCCGCTCGTACATGCGCACGGCGGCCCGCATCATGTCCATCGTGTGGAGCCCGAGGCTCGTGGCCCCGGCGCGGCGTGCGCGCCGCGCGCATTCGTCCATGAGCGCAGCCCCGACTCCCTCCCCGCGCGCCCCCGGCACCACGGCCAACAGGCGCACCTCCGGGTAGTCGACGCCGGCGGTGGTGCCGCT
This is a stretch of genomic DNA from bacterium. It encodes these proteins:
- a CDS encoding diphthine--ammonia ligase, with product MGEHILLSWSGGKDSCMTLAEVLREGTRSVAALLTTVTEGYDRVSMHGVRRALLEQQADALGLPLHVVSIPQAATNQAYESRMEAAFGRFRIEGVTVIAFGDLFLADIRRYREQWLARTGMTPIFPIWHRDTRDLACGFIDHGFTAVLTCVDTRVLDGSFAGRAFDHALLADLPQTVDPCGENGEFHTFVSGGPIFRRDVRITPGEIVQRDAWRFCDLLPA
- a CDS encoding GNAT family N-acetyltransferase; protein product: MGQRDTLHIRDARDDERNAVRDATLAAYEEYAAIMPGPAWVGYRRNLLATLDAEVPAERIVAERHGAIIGSVLLFPASANAYSGTTAGVDYPEVRLLAVVPGARGEGVGAALMDECARRARRAGATSLGLHTMDMMRAAVRMYERMGFVRAPDLDFAPAAGMLVKGYRLDLLA